A single genomic interval of Spirosoma linguale DSM 74 harbors:
- a CDS encoding OmpA/MotB domain protein (PFAM: OmpA/MotB domain protein~KEGG: neu:NE1025 outer membrane protein), producing the protein MGRLLILWIALGVWVTVSVYVHLAYIKRIGFSPDPVLPAVPIIDGPRLRIKLPGSLFHKAESTLRQSDKPSALDTLAAYLINHPRRLLTVVGYHTPAENKLTLMPNLGVMRADVVRQYLVSAGVPEDQVQIQGQASELLNFIKDSTSALSFSFQAITINADWLARHQKYIDLFHPLQLYFPTGSTEHIVTPDNEQFVREAITYLYNHPTERLTITGHTDSTGTEAFNLKLSRLRAMVVRDKLIKQGASKRWIQVIAMGNKLPIAPNNLPEGREANRRVTLLVKKR; encoded by the coding sequence ATGGGTAGGCTACTGATCTTATGGATAGCACTGGGCGTGTGGGTAACTGTATCCGTTTACGTGCATCTGGCTTATATTAAACGTATAGGGTTTTCGCCAGATCCCGTATTGCCTGCCGTGCCAATAATCGATGGGCCCCGGCTGCGTATTAAACTGCCGGGAAGTCTGTTCCATAAGGCTGAGAGTACCCTGCGGCAATCGGATAAGCCCTCGGCGCTGGATACGCTGGCGGCATATCTGATCAATCATCCGCGCCGGTTGCTGACAGTGGTCGGTTACCATACTCCGGCTGAAAACAAGCTGACGTTGATGCCCAATTTAGGGGTAATGCGGGCTGATGTTGTCCGGCAGTATCTGGTGAGCGCCGGGGTGCCGGAAGATCAGGTGCAGATTCAGGGACAGGCGTCGGAACTGTTAAACTTCATCAAAGACTCAACAAGTGCCTTGTCTTTTTCTTTTCAGGCGATAACCATCAATGCCGACTGGCTGGCCCGGCACCAGAAATACATCGACCTGTTCCATCCGCTCCAGTTGTATTTTCCCACGGGCAGCACAGAACACATAGTAACACCGGATAATGAGCAGTTCGTGCGCGAAGCCATTACATACCTGTACAATCACCCAACGGAACGGCTCACCATTACGGGACATACAGACAGCACAGGCACTGAAGCTTTCAATCTTAAACTGTCGCGGCTACGGGCAATGGTCGTGCGCGACAAGCTTATTAAACAGGGAGCGTCGAAACGCTGGATTCAGGTGATAGCCATGGGCAACAAACTACCCATAGCGCCCAACAACCTGCCCGAAGGCCGGGAAGCTAATCGACGCGTAACGTTACTGGTAAAAAAACGATAG
- a CDS encoding ATPase AAA-2 domain protein (PFAM: ATPase AAA-2 domain protein; Clp ATPase-like; AAA ATPase central domain protein; ATPase associated with various cellular activities AAA_5~SMART: AAA ATPase~KEGG: oan:Oant_1039 ATPase): protein MRQLPLTEPVEKALHIARALAREYHNEQLTAAHLLRAVLHDDVGGSALLRALDQDVAYIFDWADVWIEEQPRSALAITEPLQDESVERVLNEADFFRVKLGLDYVELICVLTALTKPGVGFTAEQLRSFPLQERDLLDRFLRDLSTPRATDKTSSNGNGQAALPGLKTKGQFPYCIDKTAQARAKKLDPVVGRKQEVRTMLEILGRRSKPNVMVVGDPGVGKSALLDGLAQLIVEGQVPARMKNAILLELDSGALLAGASYKGEVEDRLKSVLKEVRQQEMCILFIDEIHTLLDPKGSAGNGIANLLKPELARGELTVVGATTLEEYRKLIEPDQALSRRFELLNVTEPTEQVAERMIRGLIPVYEQHHKLEIQPDVVAACIRLARRYSKERRLPDSALDLLDRTMAAIRIAIETSETELTQLEKAVQELSQSDLPPGEALDEYRWIDTQLHHQISPVLLGNWEDTINPLEIETPAAYHDYIMAKLRRFRELAGQQVPVVTANDLVAVVAHKTGIPMGKVQGQEKERLLSMESFLQRRVVGQNHALRALSDAILESRSGLQRAGQPIGSFFLLGPTGTGKTELSKSLADFLFNDERALIRFDMSEFKEEHSAALLYGAPPGYVGYEEGGLLVNKIRKQPYSVVLFDEIEKAHGSVFDVFLQIMDEGRLHDKLGKEGDFTNALLIFTSNISSEWITNEFQAGRMPTSQQLMTRMTGQFRPEFLARITEIIPFSPIQEENVVRIFEIQLAHLQKSLVQQGVTLTLTKEANRQLALQGFSPHYGARPLAGIIRNQLRRPISRLLISGQLQKGQSLNLDWNEQTSELIWQIG, encoded by the coding sequence ATGCGTCAACTTCCGCTTACTGAACCGGTCGAGAAAGCCCTGCATATTGCCCGCGCTTTGGCTCGTGAATACCATAATGAGCAGCTTACGGCGGCTCATTTACTGCGTGCCGTTCTCCACGATGACGTAGGCGGCAGTGCGCTCCTAAGAGCCCTGGATCAGGATGTGGCTTATATTTTCGACTGGGCCGATGTCTGGATCGAAGAACAGCCCCGCTCGGCACTGGCTATTACGGAGCCGTTACAGGACGAATCGGTAGAACGTGTCCTGAACGAAGCGGATTTCTTTCGCGTCAAACTGGGGCTCGATTACGTTGAGCTTATCTGCGTCCTGACGGCCCTCACCAAGCCGGGTGTCGGGTTTACGGCCGAACAGCTCCGCTCGTTTCCGTTGCAGGAGCGCGATTTGCTGGATCGTTTTCTGCGCGACTTGTCGACTCCCCGCGCTACCGATAAAACAAGCTCCAACGGCAATGGGCAGGCTGCTCTGCCGGGCCTTAAAACAAAGGGGCAGTTTCCGTATTGCATCGACAAAACAGCGCAGGCACGGGCTAAAAAGCTGGACCCCGTTGTGGGCCGTAAGCAGGAGGTTCGGACGATGCTCGAAATTCTGGGTCGGCGCAGCAAGCCGAACGTCATGGTTGTGGGCGACCCCGGCGTGGGTAAATCTGCACTGCTCGACGGGCTGGCGCAACTGATTGTTGAGGGACAGGTGCCCGCTCGCATGAAAAATGCCATTTTGCTCGAACTCGACTCCGGTGCGCTGCTGGCGGGCGCTTCGTACAAGGGTGAAGTGGAAGACCGCCTTAAATCGGTTCTGAAAGAGGTCCGGCAACAGGAAATGTGTATTCTTTTTATCGATGAGATACACACCCTGCTCGACCCCAAAGGCTCTGCCGGCAATGGCATCGCCAATTTGCTGAAGCCCGAGCTGGCCCGTGGCGAACTGACGGTGGTAGGGGCTACGACGCTCGAAGAATACCGGAAGCTAATCGAGCCTGATCAGGCACTGAGCCGACGATTCGAACTGCTCAACGTGACCGAGCCCACCGAACAGGTAGCCGAACGCATGATTCGGGGACTGATTCCCGTTTACGAGCAGCACCACAAGCTGGAAATTCAGCCCGATGTGGTTGCTGCCTGCATTCGTCTGGCGCGTCGGTACAGTAAGGAACGCCGGTTGCCCGACTCCGCTCTCGATCTATTGGACCGTACCATGGCGGCTATCCGGATCGCAATTGAAACGTCGGAAACGGAACTAACGCAACTCGAAAAAGCGGTTCAGGAGCTAAGTCAAAGCGATTTACCGCCGGGCGAGGCACTGGACGAATACCGGTGGATCGACACGCAGCTTCACCACCAGATTAGCCCGGTTCTGCTGGGAAACTGGGAGGATACCATCAACCCGCTCGAAATCGAAACGCCCGCTGCTTACCACGACTACATCATGGCCAAGCTCAGGCGGTTTCGGGAGTTGGCTGGTCAGCAGGTGCCGGTTGTTACGGCTAATGATCTGGTGGCGGTGGTAGCCCACAAAACGGGTATCCCTATGGGTAAGGTACAGGGTCAGGAGAAAGAACGACTGCTGTCGATGGAGAGTTTTCTGCAACGGCGGGTCGTTGGCCAGAACCACGCCCTGCGCGCGTTGTCGGATGCTATTCTGGAGTCGCGCAGTGGCTTGCAGCGGGCCGGTCAGCCCATTGGCTCCTTCTTTCTGCTGGGTCCTACCGGAACGGGAAAAACGGAGCTGTCGAAGTCGCTGGCCGACTTTTTGTTCAACGATGAGCGGGCTCTGATCCGGTTCGACATGTCGGAGTTCAAGGAAGAACATTCAGCAGCTTTGCTCTACGGAGCCCCTCCGGGTTACGTTGGGTACGAAGAAGGGGGCTTGCTGGTCAATAAAATCCGGAAGCAGCCGTACTCAGTTGTGTTGTTCGACGAGATCGAGAAAGCGCACGGCTCTGTTTTCGACGTTTTTCTCCAGATCATGGACGAAGGGCGGCTGCACGACAAACTCGGCAAGGAAGGCGACTTCACAAATGCACTGCTCATTTTCACGTCCAACATCAGCAGCGAATGGATCACTAATGAGTTTCAGGCTGGTCGGATGCCAACGTCTCAGCAATTAATGACCCGCATGACCGGCCAGTTTCGACCCGAATTCCTGGCCCGGATTACCGAAATCATCCCGTTCTCACCCATCCAGGAAGAAAATGTGGTACGTATTTTCGAGATTCAGCTCGCTCATTTACAGAAAAGCCTTGTTCAGCAGGGCGTTACGCTGACATTGACCAAAGAGGCCAATCGGCAGCTTGCCTTACAGGGTTTTTCGCCCCACTACGGCGCCCGGCCGCTGGCGGGGATCATCCGGAATCAGTTACGAAGGCCAATTTCCCGGCTGCTCATTTCGGGGCAACTTCAGAAAGGGCAGTCGCTGAACCTCGACTGGAACGAGCAAACGAGTGAATTAATCTGGCAGATCGGGTAG
- a CDS encoding PKD domain containing protein (SMART: PKD domain containing protein~KEGG: sde:Sde_3605 glycosyl hydrolase family chitinase): MNSKMTLSARALFFTLIVLSGLYQYTAEPTIRAKVEPIQQVAGQPIRYVDSTDADGRRHWEFGNGQDSRVAKGEFYYSQPGTYLIRLTIDNNLTKTFSVVVTPRKIVQTQDSLVKIKGPATGYEREKLVFTAEGGGARQFSWRFGASGQIDSRDQTAIYSYPAVDSYTPFQVYKIELMTDVTKYPVVKEVRIFKGFNKFAPTIDSLDITGSDFKRRLQLIADGQSFNVHYNYLLKRYLCEKNSTIVRINDAKTNDFYSYCMGLQFDRGVRIDGVAVIADSLTSCLVRLNVTQHNQ, translated from the coding sequence ATGAATAGCAAAATGACCTTATCGGCACGGGCGCTGTTTTTTACCCTGATCGTACTGTCGGGGCTTTATCAGTATACGGCTGAGCCTACCATTCGGGCCAAAGTGGAACCCATCCAGCAGGTAGCCGGTCAGCCCATACGCTATGTAGACAGTACAGACGCGGACGGCAGGCGGCACTGGGAGTTCGGAAACGGGCAGGATTCCAGGGTGGCCAAGGGTGAGTTTTATTATTCCCAACCCGGTACGTACCTGATTCGGCTGACAATTGACAATAACCTGACCAAAACGTTTTCTGTTGTGGTTACGCCCCGCAAAATTGTGCAGACGCAGGATTCGCTGGTGAAGATCAAAGGACCGGCAACGGGCTATGAGCGCGAAAAACTGGTATTTACCGCCGAAGGGGGAGGGGCCCGTCAGTTTTCCTGGCGCTTTGGGGCCAGTGGTCAGATTGACTCGCGCGACCAGACGGCCATCTACAGTTATCCGGCAGTAGACAGCTATACGCCCTTTCAGGTGTACAAAATCGAACTCATGACAGACGTGACCAAGTATCCGGTCGTCAAAGAGGTTCGGATTTTTAAAGGGTTCAACAAATTCGCGCCTACCATCGATTCGCTCGATATTACGGGGAGTGATTTCAAAAGACGGCTACAGCTTATTGCAGACGGGCAATCGTTCAACGTGCATTACAATTATTTGTTGAAGCGGTATTTGTGCGAGAAGAACAGTACAATCGTGCGCATCAACGATGCGAAAACCAACGACTTTTATTCGTACTGTATGGGCTTGCAATTCGATCGGGGCGTACGGATCGATGGGGTAGCGGTAATCGCTGATTCGCTCACCTCCTGTCTTGTGCGCCTAAACGTGACCCAGCATAACCAATGA
- a CDS encoding hypothetical protein (KEGG: dac:Daci_3860 type VI secretion protein): MTISTQPSSLQPYFLDLLDVDFKAELLAASLADQQIPPERIIINPTGLYNRAYSKDILEMNDWLLEGSTFIYNRIDTPREGLFDMLPQYLFFPPKDLSKLADTDQTLDTIRQDRDHERQARLFFLPFDAELNYLRTLAVQHESAVEHPDTARTIIDQFAEQWPIIKDMNRMQTGLFLQVLPWMHLLRSNLVWLSQFLQVFFAVPVKVEAGHQIYQSTQADGDLPTLANCRLGIDAVIGDRFDDGRNGVQIIIGPVPDAQVPLFLPHAQSIALLHTLVNYFLPVSIDFSVSVLTSPKAQDAPQPNDVYLGYTSFL; this comes from the coding sequence ATGACAATCTCCACTCAACCGTCAAGTTTACAGCCTTATTTTCTCGATCTGCTCGATGTAGACTTCAAAGCCGAACTTCTGGCAGCCTCACTGGCCGATCAGCAGATACCCCCGGAACGAATTATCATCAACCCAACCGGCCTGTATAACCGCGCCTACTCCAAAGATATACTGGAGATGAACGACTGGCTGCTGGAAGGGTCCACCTTTATTTACAACCGTATCGATACGCCCCGCGAAGGCTTGTTCGATATGCTGCCGCAATACCTGTTCTTCCCACCCAAAGACTTATCCAAACTTGCCGACACCGACCAGACCCTCGATACCATTCGGCAGGATCGCGATCACGAACGGCAGGCCCGGCTTTTTTTCCTGCCATTCGATGCCGAACTGAACTACCTCCGAACCCTGGCCGTCCAGCACGAAAGCGCCGTTGAACATCCGGACACGGCCAGAACCATTATCGATCAGTTTGCCGAACAATGGCCTATTATCAAGGACATGAACCGGATGCAGACGGGTCTTTTTTTACAAGTACTACCCTGGATGCACCTGCTTCGCAGCAATCTTGTCTGGTTAAGTCAGTTTTTACAAGTCTTCTTTGCCGTTCCGGTAAAGGTTGAAGCAGGCCATCAAATCTACCAGTCAACCCAGGCCGATGGTGATTTACCCACACTGGCCAATTGTCGGCTAGGCATCGATGCGGTAATAGGTGACCGTTTCGACGACGGCCGCAACGGCGTACAGATCATCATCGGTCCAGTTCCGGATGCCCAGGTACCGCTTTTTCTGCCACACGCTCAATCGATTGCTTTGTTGCATACGCTTGTTAATTATTTCCTTCCTGTCTCTATTGACTTTTCTGTTTCTGTCCTAACCTCACCAAAAGCCCAGGACGCTCCCCAGCCAAACGATGTGTATCTGGGTTACACCAGTTTTCTCTAG